The Primulina huaijiensis isolate GDHJ02 chromosome 9, ASM1229523v2, whole genome shotgun sequence genomic interval CGGAGAACGCAATGACAATTGCTGTTATCCTACTTGAATATTGGAGAAAATTTAGGAGTATCATAGACAAGTTGATATTACCTTGACTTCTTGATAGAGTTTCTTTTCCCATGCATAGAGCCGTCCAAGAGTCAGTGAATGGCTTCCAGAATTCATTCCTCCATAATCATCAAAAAGATCATTATTGAATTCTGTCCATGTCGTCGAGCTTTTGGACGAAGATGCTACCAAACTCTTGGAAGATGAAGAACGGGAAGAAGCCGTTCGCCATGTAATAGCTTGAATTAATTTTGTCGAATTCTCTGCTCATAGAATTACTTCATTAAATTCCTATTAGAGATCAGGGATCAAGAGAAACAAAGAGAATGCCTAAAAGGTATGATGGAACGAAATTATCTAGGAAACTAATTTAGAACTGTTAAATCGAGACAAAATAAATCAAGGATTGAATACTCGTGAAACTATAAAATCAAGTCATCCGTTCTGCTGTGCAGAATTGAACTGCAACTAATACATAGCCCTAGGAATGCAGTACACTTAATCACGAAAAATAACAGAGAAATAAGAACTCAATAGACTATTGAAtcaaaaggtaaaaaaaaaacaaagagaaaAAGGAAAGTTGGAACTTTAAGATGTCATCTCCTCTACAGTTGTGGATGAGTTGAACATTTTCAAGCaattaaagaattttttttaatgtaattttcTAGGATGCAGCAAACATTACACTTTTTTTACCAAGGAAACTTTGGCATAAGCACAAAAGGATATCAGAAAATTAGATATAAATTTCACCTTTAATTTCTTCCAGATTAGACTGCAACTGGATCTTGTTACACTCCAGCATTCTTGAAACATCCTTACCAGATTCATAGGCTTTAATAAAATGGTCTTCAATATCTTTTAATGCCTCCAACAACTCTCTTCCTCCCACTGGTGTATCAATAACAGTGAGCCCTTTGGGCTGATGTTGATGCTGATGCTCCCCCTGGCTCACATTAGCACCATACGCTGCCTTCACAACTTCAACACTAGACACCTTCTCTGTCTCAAGTCTTTCTTTTCTCACCATAGCCATTTCCTCTTCCTCTATTCTTTCCCCTTCTTCATCTTCAAGCTCTGGAATCCCTTCTTGTTCCCTCACCACCCTCAGATCCTCCTCTGATATTCTGCTATATACATTTATCACATCATGTCTGGTTACGCCATTAAAGGGGTTAAAAAAATCCCACCCAAAATCTCTGTTTGGTGAAGCTATTCCGTGAGGCAAATCCATGTAAAAATACCCACAAACTGGCTGTTCTTTATGATTCTTCTCCTTGCCGTCTTCCTCGGAAGAAACAGAGCTTGTGGAGGACCTGCTGCATGACTCGCAAGCAATGGCTTCTTTGGTGGACTCAGGCGGTGTTTGCTGGAGAAACAAAGGGTTTGACACCACATTTTCTTTGGGCCGAGTGGGCGGCGGAGATGGCGGTGGAAAGGTAACGAAAAATGGTGATGGGGGTGAAGAATGGCgagaaacaaataaatttatggCGGCAGAGACTCCATACAAGGATTTACAGTATCTGTAGTGAGCATCTGCAAGTGCATATCTTCTCTCCACAGCAACCTTGAGTTGATGCTTTCTTTCCCTACACATGGAGactacttcttcttcttcttctaacctGGAGGCTACACACCCCAttcttaattcttcaatctcCTTTTCTACACTCTTAATTGCTTGTCCTGCTCCGGAAAACAGTTTAACCAAGAGTATAACAAGAAAAGTGGTTTCTTGAAGCTATCTGAGGGACTAAAAGAATGGCGGGTTTGTGCCAAGCTATAATCTTTTTCCCCTTAAGTTCACAGGAATGGGGTTTAAGAGACTTAGAAGACACACTTTCGACAAGTGATGTAAATAAACTCCAGCCCACTTCATAAAACCAACAAATGGAAGTTCTCCCACAAACAAAACGGAGAGACTTAGTATAAAGTAAGAATCTTCACGAAAAATGGAGGCTTTCACAGACACAAAAAGGGGGTATAAGCATAAACTGCGAGGAATGAAAGCGTGAgtgttttttcttttcctccTCGATCTCCTTCAACCCCTAATATGTTTGTGTTTGCCTAGAGATGGAAATTGTATCACAAAAGAATGGCAGAATAGAGAGAGGTACTCACTCACTCAGGTAGGGGCTCGAGGAAGAGACGGCATTCTTGTACGACCATGTAAGAGCAATAAATTAGTCACTTGGTGGAAGTTTGTTGATTCTCCATAATAACAACAACATACAGTAATCTTGTATTTTATCTCGGGCTCATAATTTCACCGCGATGTTTTTGTTTCAAGGACGATTATATAAAATCTTAGTTGGTAATTGCAAGTCATCCCAAATATTACACAAATATCCACATTTTCCGAGTTTAAGTTCATTTGATTTACTAATAAAAATTATCTTCTCTTCTCCAAAGGGAGAAGTTGCGCTACAGTGGTGAAAAAGGCTGTGAAAATTGAATGAATCGTTTGCTACACCAACAAAGACATGAAGGGAGTGAACACTGGACAATGGACATAGAAATAAGTAAAGCTGCAGCGAAATTTAGCAGAGATTTTTCACAAAGGAGCAGTATGTTGAGAGAAAAGAGGAGTCAAATCTACTTTTCGAAACGGGTAAAAGGGTAGTTACGACAATTCACGACGGTACTGCGGTGTGTGTGTCCCCGCATGTGTGTTTGCTTCTTATTTCCATCTTTTTGTCTGTTTCTGTAATCCTTTTTGTGTTTGTGGTATGGCTGTGGGAGTTTAGTTCACTGTTTCCATTTAATAAAGTTCTTTTCACTTCTAttccaacaaaaataaataatatatacgaCTTACTTgttcctatttttttttaaaaaaaaagtaatattttttataagtattttttttcattttttgttttaatccaTTGATTTGTCAAATTATGACGtggttatattaatttttagtttttaactATTTtgatctaatttttttatttgtagaaCATCACGTCAATAATTTTCGATATTATTTTAGTATCTTTAAATATCGTACCAATATTTTTGGATGTTAATTTAACAGCGGGcgaaataattaaaagaaaaaaaggagTTAGAAGTGAGGAGGGGAGGAGTTATTAGTTATTACGAGAGAAATCTCACCTCATTTAATGAAGTTTTTCCACGTCtattccataaaaaaaattgatctcTCCTGAGTTTTTAGTCATGAGgtctatttttcaaaaaaaattttggagGAAAgctcataatataaatataaaattaattaaatatcccAAAAGTTCGAACAAGAATGTtgcatattttgtgaaaataggTTGGTTCAGAtggttttctttttcaaaattagCATATTTTGCTTGTCCATTGAGAGGATGATATGATTTGGCATTAAGGGACTGTTTAGTACAAAAGATGGAGTACTAGTTAATCGCAAAAATTTTATGAGAACatcttat includes:
- the LOC140985425 gene encoding protein ALTERED PHOSPHATE STARVATION RESPONSE 1-like; protein product: MGCVASRLEEEEEVVSMCRERKHQLKVAVERRYALADAHYRYCKSLYGVSAAINLFVSRHSSPPSPFFVTFPPPSPPPTRPKENVVSNPLFLQQTPPESTKEAIACESCSRSSTSSVSSEEDGKEKNHKEQPVCGYFYMDLPHGIASPNRDFGWDFFNPFNGVTRHDVINVYSRISEEDLRVVREQEGIPELEDEEGERIEEEEMAMVRKERLETEKVSSVEVVKAAYGANVSQGEHQHQHQPKGLTVIDTPVGGRELLEALKDIEDHFIKAYESGKDVSRMLECNKIQLQSNLEEIKENSTKLIQAITWRTASSRSSSSKSLVASSSKSSTTWTEFNNDLFDDYGGMNSGSHSLTLGRLYAWEKKLYQEVKDGDSIRRIYERKCNHLGNQDVRGDEGIAVDKTRAVVKDLYSRILVAIRSAETISNQIDKLRDEELEPQIRELLQGMMTTWKSMLECHEIQNKIIFELKTFNCPSYGKFINESHRRATLQLEIELVNLRACFIEYIAAQKGYVEALYKWLSKFIAPEVEFYSRGRTSALPCRSSGPPLLTVCHDWLNLINKLPDKSVSLAVKSCYKDVRTLWIQQGEEQQQKRKVDSLSKELDKKTSAFKKAENRVFEFRLMDKNTNPETENQTESCIDRKDVLDNLRRRVDLEKEKHHDCMKETERITLNGFQTGFGRVFESLTEFSRAAFNMYSELSSVETGEKPSRIEGALVDEDGGIR